From the Perognathus longimembris pacificus isolate PPM17 chromosome 9, ASM2315922v1, whole genome shotgun sequence genome, one window contains:
- the Akirin2 gene encoding akirin-2, with amino-acid sequence MACGATLKRTLDFDPLLSPASPKRRRCAPLSAPTSAAASPAAAAAATAACFSAAAASPQKYLRMEPSPFGDVSSRLTTEQILYNIKQEYKRMQKRRHLETSFQQTDPGCSSDAQPHAFLLNGPASPGTSSAASSPLKKEQPLFTLRQVGMICERLLKEREEKVREEYEEILNTKLAEQYDAFVKFTHDQIMRRYGEQPASYVS; translated from the exons ATGGCGTGCGGAGCGACTCTGAAAAGGACTCTGGATTTCGACCCGCTGCTGAGCCCCGCGTCCCCGAAGCGGAGGCGCTGTGCGCCATTGTCGGCGCCCACCTCGGCCGCCGCCTCTCCGGCGGCTGCGGCCGCGGCCACCGCCGCCTGTTTCTCGGCCGCGGCCGCTTCGCCGCAGAAGTACCTCCGGATGGAGCCGTCCCCCTTCGGCGACGTCTCCTCCCGCCTCACCACAG aaCAAATTCTGTACAACATAAAACAAGAATACAAACGTATGCAGAAGAGAAGACATTTAGAAACTAGTTTCCAGCAGACAGATCCAGGTTGTAGTTCTGACGCACAGCCACATGCATTTCTCCTCAATGGGCCAGCTTCACCAG GGACTTCATCTGCAGCATCttcaccattaaaaaaagaacagccCTTATTTACTCTACGGCAGGTTGGGATGATCTGTGAACGTTTGTTGAAAGAACGTGAAGAGAAAGTTCGAGAAGAGTATGAAGAAATACTGAACACAAAACTTGCAG AACAATATGATGCATTTGTGAAGTTTACGCACGATCAAATAATGAGACGATATGGGGAACAGCCTGCTAGTT ATGTTTCATGA